The window aaaagttgtcaaaaatgtaaatagtaaagtacagataccaccaAAAGAAAAACACAAGtagtacttaagtactttacaccactgtgtatACCAACTCATTCATATGTCACTGCTTATTGTATGGCCTAACGCACAGCCATTGTTCAGGAAATCTCTTCTCCAGAAGACGTGTTCATGCACAGCTCTTTTGTCTGGGAAGATGTCTTAAGACCAGGTTAGGACCGTTGCCCCATCTTCCCTGTATGATCCTCCAACCAGAAGACCAGGTTAGGACCGTTGCCCCATCTTCCCTGTATGATCCTCCAACCAGAAGACCAGGTTAGGACCGTTGCCCCATCTTCCCTGTATGATCCTCCAACCAGAAGACCAGGTTAGGACCGTTGCCCCATCTTCCCTGTATGATCCTCCAACCAGAAGACCAGGTTAGGACCGTTGCCCCATCTTCCCTGTATGATCCTCCAACCAGAAGACCAGGTTAGGACCGTTGCCCCATCTTCCCTGTATGATCCTCCAACCAGAAGACCAGGTTAGGACCGTTGCCCCATCTTCCCTGTATGATCCTCCAACCAGAAGACCAGGTTAGGACCGTTGCCCCATCTTCCCTGTATGATCCTCCAACCAGAAGACCAGGTTAGGACCGTTGCCCCATCTTCCCTGTATGATCCTCCAACCAGAAGACCAGGGAAATGCCAGTGATCCTGACTCTCATCATCCAAGATGTACAATAAGTTGATAGGTAGTTCTGCGTCTGGTCATCTCCTGCCTACAGATGGTCCTGCCCCAGCCCTCGCTGTGCTTTGTAGAAAGCGCTAAAAGGGATTCATTTGATTGAGTAGCTCTCTGTCCTACATcactctctgtccccttcctaaTCTCCAACAGAAATACACTTCTAGTAACATCTTATTTGAATTGGCTTCTTTAATGCCAACATAAAGTTGTCATAAACATGACTTTGAGCTTGACATAAATATCAAACTGTAATAACATGTTATGATAATTAACGAGACTTTGCCGGTCTCCACTACAAAGCTGTCACAAAGAACAATGCACTGAAACCAAAGTCATGTTTATTACAACCTAATGTAGGCACCATAAGACATTTTGAAATCCTATCTATTTTGAGCAGTACAGTAGCCTGCGACACATTGCTGGATCAGTGATGGAACACAGAGCTTGGGACTAGAACGTTCTGTCTGCAAATAGATGATTGTGAGATCGGCTTTAAAGTTCTGAAACCTCATTGGTTTAAATGGTGTCAGCTATTTTTTTTAATCttgtattcttttgaacttaacgtgaattggggtatttagaggaatatataggtagagaacattgaacagaataAGGCTAATGTCAATAACTCAATTTTGACAAAAATGCAGATAAAACAATACAGCCCCAAGCTCTCGACTTGTTGCAGGAAACCTTGGTGTTCATCGCCAACAACATCCAGTCCATCACTCAACAGCTACAGCAAAGAAAAGCCTTTTGGAGTTGGAGATAAAAACCCACAACTGAGCCGTACACTTTCCCATGATGTTGGTCATGACTGAACCCAATGCAATGATCCTGTGTGATACAACAACTCAGGAAAATGGCAAACTGATACTTTGTCTTGATAACGTTGGTGGCGATTGACCTCGTCACTTGGAACGTTAAAAGTGTCCTCACAGCGAGGCCTCGGGCCCTCTGGGCTGCATGGCCGCCCCCTCGCGCCTCAGGGCGGTGTCGAAGCGCGGCGTCACCTCGCAGCGCACCAGCAGCGTGTCGTCGTGCACAAACCCCCGCCGCTGTAGCTCCATCAAGTGCAGAAAGGTGACGTAGCCAAAGCCCTTGGGGTTCCTCTGGATGGTGGGTCTCTGGAAGGCCTGCAGGTCGGGCTTGGTCTCCATCACCTCCACATGGTGCTGGCCCTCAGGCCCCTGGTCCAGCACGGCCAGCCGGATGGTGCCTTGGAAGGGCCACGACAGCTGGCCATCAAATTCCCCCTGCATGGTGTGAACAAACAGTGAGATGTAGTTGGAGCAGCGCTGTGCCGAGGCCGTTTGGAGGTGGAGGCGCAGACACAGCTTGTAGCCCGGCCGGCCCGTGTAGAAGCCCGGGCTGTGCACCACAACAGGCTGTCCGGCAGCCTGGGTACGTAGGTAGCCCGAGAAGCCCTCCAAGGGCCACACGTACACACCCTGGCACTGCTTGGCCTCCAGCTCCTTTAGGTTCTCCTCCAGCGAGGTGACCTTACGACGGAGCTCCGCCACCAGCCCCGCCTGGGGGAATAATGATAATAGAAAACAAAATGGTTGTTTAGTTGTAAACGTTTTTCATTCAAACAAGTGAATTCAACGTCACAAATGAGAGAATGAATTTGTATCTGTTCCACCTGAATGCTCAGCTCACGTAGCTGGTGGTCCTGCCGCACTAGACGGCCCTCCAGCTGCTGGGTGGTCTCCCGCATGGTCTGCAGTTCCCCGCAGCACTGGCAGGGGGCGCCACTGCTGCTAGCTCCTGGGTGTGCCCCCAGCTCTGCGGCGGCAGCCCCTCGGTCCTCAGAAGAAGGTGGCTGGGTGTACCCGGTAAGGCTGTGCCTGTGCAGGTACTCAGCCATGCAGCGCATGTGCATCTGAGTGAACTCCTGCATGTGCTGCGCCAGGTCATTGCGCTGCATCTGAAATAGCACATAAAGACTTTAAAAGAGCCACTGTGTTGAACCAAGGTTGGAAGTGGAAGCTTTGTCCGGTTTAAAAACCCTCTTTTGTTAGACCTGAAAGTATCGGCTGGATGGGAGTAGATGTGGAAACTCTACCTAGTCCTGCCAGTGGCCACGAGAAGTGGATCTTGGGTATCTCGGCCTTGGGTTATGGGGTTTGTTTTAGACAAGACAAAGTAGTCACAGAACACAGGTGGTAAATGACTCAGAAAGTGTTGAGGTTGACTCAAACTCAGCGACCTACCATCTCTCGACATCCAAAAGTGCTGAAGGTACAGGCAATCGGAGCCTTCGGACAGTCTGTGTCATAGTGAGATTCCAACTGAAACAAAAACACCACCGAGTCAGAtccttcatttttttaaatttcacctatatttaaccaggtaggctagttgagaacaagttcgctTGACCTGTGTAGAAACTTGTTACAAAGAGATCCTTTTTCCAGAGGAAAGGTAGGCAACCTATCTGTGTCCAAGGCCCAGCATTGCGGTCCATTGCCGCCCAGCAACGTTTAGCAGTCCACAATCATTAATTAACGATTGAGTTACACATAGGTTTGTGTGGGCCGCAAGCAGATGTGAACTGGACCAAAATCTGCCCGTTGTTGGAGACTCCTActttacaccatcatcatcatctcatAGGTTTAGTAATCAGGGCTACTGctctacaccaccaccatcatcatctcaTAGGTTTAGTAATCAGGACTACTgctctacaccaccaccaccatctcatAGGTTTAGTAATCAGGACTACTGCTctacatcaccaccatcaccatcatcatctcaTAGGTTTAGTAATCAGGACTACTGCTctacaccaccatcatcatcatctcatAGGTTTAGTAATCAGCTAAATCTAAAACGGCAGCCATcaggtctccttccccacctggTCTCTGATGAGCTCCATACCGCAGTACTGACACACCACGTTGGCAAAGGGACACAGCGACTCATGAATCTGAGGACACAACAAAAACAATGTTCAAAAGTCTGTCACATGACCAGCTTCAGAAATAACAGACAGTCTGTCCACTTTTTTCAGTGAACATTAAAGGGGAGCTCAAATGGAGAACGAACACAGTTTCTTACTGACTGAGACTATGGTCACGTTTTCTTTGAAAGCGCTGTGCTGCTAGCTAAGCTAACTGAGGCGGTGCACCCGGTAGTCAATCCAATGAATCTTTATTTATTCAGGATAGTGCACTCAGCGTGAATTAGTTGGTGATGCTTACCTTGCTGTCCTCGTAAACAAAGCTCTCTACACAGTCGGGACAGGACACAGGTCTCCGCTGGCAGTGTTGGCTTTGGTGCATCTCCAGCTGGCTCTTCCACACCGCGTCCTGGCACAGCGGACAAGGCACGGTGGCAAACTCACATTTCGTAACATGGCCCTGGCAGGGTGAGATGGCAGAGTGAGCTAATCATTTGGTTTCAACATGACAACACGGTTGAAGTGATATGAACTAAGGTGTCAGCCATTGTCTGCGGAGAAGGATGCCTACATCCAGGCGGCGAAGCTCCATTTTGTCAGTGCAGCCTACGTTGGTGCAGCGCACCGTTAGGGAGAGGATCTCTCGCTTGGCAAAGTTATCTGGGAACAGCTGGTCTTCCCGTAGTACCTCGTTATCCACTGGACACCTCTGCCCTGtatcactggggggggggggggaagaaagaaagaaagagagaaagaaagagagaaagagagagatcagtatGATGCTTGAGACCAGGGTTTCATTCATTAACCAACAGGAGAAACCagtgctgatcctcaacactggggccccacaagggtgcgttctgagccctctcctgtactccctgttcacccacgactgcgtggccacgcacgcctccaactcaatcatcaagtttgcggacgacacaacagtggtaggcttgattaccaacaacgacgagacggcctacagggaggaggtgagggccctcggagtgtggtgtcaggaaaataacctcacactcaacgtcaacaaaactaaggagatgattgtggacttcaggaaacagcagagggaacacccccctatccacatcgatggaacagtagtggagagggtagcaagttttaagttcctcggcatacacatcacagacaaactgaattggtccactcacacagacagcattgtgaagaaggcgcagcagcgcctcttcaacctcaggaggctgaagaaattcggcttgtcaccaaaagcactcacaaacttctacagatgcacaatcgagagcatcctggcgggctgtatcaccgcctggtacggcaactgctccgccctcaaccgtaaggctctccagagggtagtgaggtctgcacaacgcatcaccgggggcaaactacctgccctccaggacacctacaccacccgatgtcacaggaaggccataaagatcatcaaggacatcaaccacccgagccactgcctgttcaccccgctatcatccagaaggcgaggtcagtacaggtgcatcaaagctgggaccgagagactgaaaaacagcttctatctcaaggctatcagactgttaaacagccaccactaacattgagtggctgctgccaacacactgacactgactcaactccagccactttaataatgggaattgatgggaaattatgtaaatatatcactagccactttaaacaatgctaccttatataatgttacttaccctacattattcatctcatatgcatacgtatatactgtactctatatcatcgactgtatccttatgtaatacatgtatcactagccactttaactatgccactttgtttacatactcatctcatatgtatatactgtactcgataccatctactgtatctgcctatgctgctctgtaccatcactcattcatatatccttatgtacatattctttatcccctcacactgtgtacaagacagtagttttggaattgttagttagattacttgttggttattactgcattgtcggaactagaagcacaagcatttcgctacactcgcattaacatctgctaaccatgtgtatgtgacaaataaaatttgatttgatttgatttgaaaatggaGGTAGCCctactacctgaacttgtccaatgagAAGGCTCCTTTTTGAGATCACTTACAACCATTATCTTTTGAGGACTTATTCATTTGAAAAAAACTGTCCATgtactcatcatcatcatcttgtGAAAAGGGACACACAAATACGTGTCATTCAGCAAATTCAGAAAAGAGCACCAATGAAAAACACAGAATACAAACATCACAACAGTGCTGCAATAACGACAG is drawn from Oncorhynchus clarkii lewisi isolate Uvic-CL-2024 unplaced genomic scaffold, UVic_Ocla_1.0 unplaced_contig_12719_pilon_pilon, whole genome shotgun sequence and contains these coding sequences:
- the LOC139403880 gene encoding TNF receptor-associated factor 6-like, which encodes MSCFESDKSSLENDEAYCGGAAASQLSNCALAMLEKEGSDSALSPTESTPTSLQGGAPLQGYDVEFDPPLESKYECPICLMALRAAVQTPCGHRFCRSCIEKSIRDTGQRCPVDNEVLREDQLFPDNFAKREILSLTVRCTNVGCTDKMELRRLDGHVTKCEFATVPCPLCQDAVWKSQLEMHQSQHCQRRPVSCPDCVESFVYEDSKIHESLCPFANVVCQYCGMELIRDQLESHYDTDCPKAPIACTFSTFGCREMMQRNDLAQHMQEFTQMHMRCMAEYLHRHSLTGYTQPPSSEDRGAAAAELGAHPGASSSGAPCQCCGELQTMRETTQQLEGRLVRQDHQLRELSIQAGLVAELRRKVTSLEENLKELEAKQCQGVYVWPLEGFSGYLRTQAAGQPVVVHSPGFYTGRPGYKLCLRLHLQTASAQRCSNYISLFVHTMQGEFDGQLSWPFQGTIRLAVLDQGPEGQHHVEVMETKPDLQAFQRPTIQRNPKGFGYVTFLHLMELQRRGFVHDDTLLVRCEVTPRFDTALRREGAAMQPRGPEASL